One Brassica napus cultivar Da-Ae chromosome A1, Da-Ae, whole genome shotgun sequence genomic region harbors:
- the LOC106377524 gene encoding formin-binding protein 4 isoform X1 yields the protein MGKRKERRFAANNTSRRVKLDLFAEPSGDLGGSDVRSDGDEKEQTEPNELPKSPSSSGQKTENPLLLLGQYSDEEEEVEDEKEDKADDATAESSLANKNEKVEAHKDTNVKSGADTTMQMVDQQQTGEDPSASYYMAEGGSGYVTASNSTAADGLTKQIDPSVQASATVSLEQYALMDVTSQWKMILHEESNQYYYWNTLTGETSWEIPAVLSQTATAYGTGYHESGPMVTDAYNLSSGVEPSYLQQPVENVYTGTDCSTSLTAQPGEGNKSEDHYAKSFGTDGHQVECQIDSAVNYQPSQEELAGPRNSDHVQATAVQVSATDLPFRLLSQSEGLLEKLRSLKKSHGNFHSNEQISKYILELEVRHSDVKALLNDASPLLSFWLHTEKELKRLEDGVNDEIYELAKSAVMDGIAETNNSSPEEKLVTDDNTASETHDSGREGELAQSGKTLHSDESVDGDGSPTRSQSHPADKSDNVTPLDEIQKVGSSVVEDVDMDVDMEVEESVSLSPAQVIDASDTSNLHADVPPPPGEEWVPPPPSEVEDVPPPPPDSFSEPVPPPPLENDHALPPLSSDSVGVPYTVPQSYIQQSADYAAQYNLSYPESSYQYITNAVAPNTQFYGQVDGSQVSLPQSAYYYETVPGTSEVAPFEAYYNLNGVAPLFPVSAEASLNHGGVGSASYNIPSDSSKAVEPSSKSNDSAEAASLGIATQSTDGSSQLAKGQSKVKRPKKRTVSATTSTLRSNKKVSSLVDKWKAAKEELNDSEEEEEEDDYGVLDRKRRREIEEWKSRQIASGEAKDNANFQPLGGDWREKVKRRKERTGREADEPKKKDEKQQKPDLTKLSAHLPSGWQAYWDESTKKTYYGNTVTSETSWTRPTTNN from the exons ATGGGGAAGAGGAAAGAGCGTCGCTTTGCCGCTAATAATACGAGTCGTCGTGTCAAGCTTGATCTCTTCGCGGAACCCTCTG GAGATTTGGGTGGCTCAGATGTGCGTAGTGATGGAGATGAGAAGGAACAAACAGAGCCTAATGAGTTACCTAAGTCACCTTCTTCTTCAG GTCAGAAAACAGAGAACCCTTTGCTTTTACTTGGACAATATagtgatgaggaggaggaggtggaagatgagaaagaggATAAGGCAGATGATGCCACTGCCGAAAGTTCTTTAGCCAATAAAAATGAGAAG GTTGAAGCACACAAAGATACAAATGTCAAATCTGGTGCAGATACGACTATGCAGATGGTTGACCAACAACAAACAGGGGAGGATCCTTCTGCTTCTTATTATATGGCGGAAGGGGGAAGTGGTTATGTCACAGCAAGTAACTCAACTGCCGCGGATGGACTAACCAAGCAGATAGATCCCTCAGTGCAAGCATCTGCCACCGTGTCTTTGGAGCAGTATGCTCTCATGGATGTTACTTCGCAGTGGAAGATGATTTTGCATGAGGAGAGCAATCAGTATTACTACTGGAACACACTAACTGGGGAAACTTCGTGGGAAATTCCTGCGGTTTTGAGTCAAACTGCTACGGCATATGGGACTGGATATCATGAGTCTGGGCCTATGGTTACAGACGCGTACAACTTGAGTTCTGGTGTTGAACCAAGCTATTTGCAACAACCCGTGGAAAATGTTTATACAGGAACTGATTGTTCGACCTCTCTGACAGCTCAGCCGGGTGAAGGAAACAAAAGTGAAGATCATTATGCCAAAAGCTTCGGAACTGATGGTCATCAAGTTGAATGTCAGATAGACTCTGCTGTTAATTACCAACCATCTCAGGAGGAGCTTGCAGGGCCAAGAAATTCAGATCATGTGCAGGCTACTGCTGTTCAAGTATCGGCTACTGACCTCCCGTTTCGCCTGTTGAGCCAAAGCGAAGGCTTACTGGAGAAGCTGAGGTCTCTGAAGAA gTCTCATGGGAACTTTCACAGCAATGAGCAGATATCAAAGTACATACTGGAGCTTGAAGTGAGACATTCTGATGTAAAGGCGCTGTTAAATGATGCCTCGCCTTTACTTTCCTTTTGGCTCCACACTGAGAAAGAACTCAAGCGTCTGGAAGACGGCGTTAACGATGAGATTTACGAGCTTGCAAAATCTGCAGTAATGGATGGAATTGCAGAAACTAACAATAGCTCTCCCGAAGAAAAGTTGGTGACAGATGATAATACAGCAAGTGAAACTCATGACAGTGGGAGAGAAGGAGAGTTAGCTCAATCCGGAAAAACTCTTCATTCAGATGAATCAGTGGATGGTGATGGATCTCCCACCCGCTCCCAAAGCCATCCAGCTGACAAGTCTGATAATGTTACTCCTTTAGATGAGATTCAGAAGGTAGGCTCCTCAGTTGTGGAAGATGTTGACATGGATGTGGATATGGAGGTTGAAGAATCAGTTTCATTGTCTCCTGCTCAAGTGATAGATGCTTCAGATACATCCAACCTTCACGCAGATGTTCCACCGCCTCCGGGGGAAGAGTGGGTTCCACCACCGCCTTCTGAGGTTGAAGATGTTCCACCACCACCGCCTGATAGTTTTAGTGAACCAGTTCCTCCACCTCCTCTTGAAAACGATCATGCCCTTCCACCCTTGTCCAGTGACTCTGTGGGAGTACCCTACACCGTACCGCAATCTTATATACAGCAATCTGCTGATTATGCTGCACAATACAACTTATCCTATCCAGAGTCCAGTTACCAATATATTACCAATGCTGTTGCTCCTAACACTCAGTTCTATGGCCAAGTCGACGGATCTCAAGTCTCTCTGCCCCAGTCGGCATATTACTACGAAACTGTTCCTGGTACAAGTGAAGTTGCTCCTTTTGAAGCTTATTACAATCTCAATGGCGTAGCTCCGCTCTTTCCAGTCTCTGCGGAGGCATCACTGAATCACGGTGGAGTTGGTTCTGCTAGCTACAACATCCCAAGCGATTCTTCTAAAGCTGTAGAGCCTAGCTCTAAATCCAATGATTCTGCTGAAGCAGCATCTTTGGGCATTGCTACTCAGTCCACAGACGGATCGTCTCAGTTAGCAAAGGGCCAATCTAAAG TGAAAAGGCCTAAAAAGCGGACAGTTTCTGCCACTACATCCACATTGAGGTCAAATAAAAAGGTTTCGAGTTTGGTGGACAAG TGGAAAGCTGCGAAAGAGGAGCTAAATGAtagtgaagaagaggaagaagaagatgattacGGGGTCCTGGATAGAAAACGACGACGAGAAATCGAAGAATGGAAGTCACGACAGATTGCGAGTGGAGAGGCTAAAGACAATGCTAACTTCCAACCCCTCGGTGGTGACTG GCGTGAGAAAGTAAAAAGGAGGAAAGAACGAACGGGACGTGAAGCTGATGAGCCTAAGAAAAAAGACGAGAAGCAACAAAAGCCTGATCTGACAAAACTCTCAGCACATCTTCCCTCTGGATGGCAG GCGTATTGGGACGAGTCTACCAAAAAAACTTACTATGGGAATACAGTTACATCTGAAACCTCTTGGACACGACCCACCACCAACAACTGA
- the LOC106377524 gene encoding uncharacterized protein LOC106377524 isoform X2 — MRKLTALSFIVTGQKTENPLLLLGQYSDEEEEVEDEKEDKADDATAESSLANKNEKVEAHKDTNVKSGADTTMQMVDQQQTGEDPSASYYMAEGGSGYVTASNSTAADGLTKQIDPSVQASATVSLEQYALMDVTSQWKMILHEESNQYYYWNTLTGETSWEIPAVLSQTATAYGTGYHESGPMVTDAYNLSSGVEPSYLQQPVENVYTGTDCSTSLTAQPGEGNKSEDHYAKSFGTDGHQVECQIDSAVNYQPSQEELAGPRNSDHVQATAVQVSATDLPFRLLSQSEGLLEKLRSLKKSHGNFHSNEQISKYILELEVRHSDVKALLNDASPLLSFWLHTEKELKRLEDGVNDEIYELAKSAVMDGIAETNNSSPEEKLVTDDNTASETHDSGREGELAQSGKTLHSDESVDGDGSPTRSQSHPADKSDNVTPLDEIQKVGSSVVEDVDMDVDMEVEESVSLSPAQVIDASDTSNLHADVPPPPGEEWVPPPPSEVEDVPPPPPDSFSEPVPPPPLENDHALPPLSSDSVGVPYTVPQSYIQQSADYAAQYNLSYPESSYQYITNAVAPNTQFYGQVDGSQVSLPQSAYYYETVPGTSEVAPFEAYYNLNGVAPLFPVSAEASLNHGGVGSASYNIPSDSSKAVEPSSKSNDSAEAASLGIATQSTDGSSQLAKGQSKVKRPKKRTVSATTSTLRSNKKVSSLVDKWKAAKEELNDSEEEEEEDDYGVLDRKRRREIEEWKSRQIASGEAKDNANFQPLGGDWREKVKRRKERTGREADEPKKKDEKQQKPDLTKLSAHLPSGWQAYWDESTKKTYYGNTVTSETSWTRPTTNN, encoded by the exons ATGCGTAAACTGACGGCTTTGTCATTTATTGTGACAG GTCAGAAAACAGAGAACCCTTTGCTTTTACTTGGACAATATagtgatgaggaggaggaggtggaagatgagaaagaggATAAGGCAGATGATGCCACTGCCGAAAGTTCTTTAGCCAATAAAAATGAGAAG GTTGAAGCACACAAAGATACAAATGTCAAATCTGGTGCAGATACGACTATGCAGATGGTTGACCAACAACAAACAGGGGAGGATCCTTCTGCTTCTTATTATATGGCGGAAGGGGGAAGTGGTTATGTCACAGCAAGTAACTCAACTGCCGCGGATGGACTAACCAAGCAGATAGATCCCTCAGTGCAAGCATCTGCCACCGTGTCTTTGGAGCAGTATGCTCTCATGGATGTTACTTCGCAGTGGAAGATGATTTTGCATGAGGAGAGCAATCAGTATTACTACTGGAACACACTAACTGGGGAAACTTCGTGGGAAATTCCTGCGGTTTTGAGTCAAACTGCTACGGCATATGGGACTGGATATCATGAGTCTGGGCCTATGGTTACAGACGCGTACAACTTGAGTTCTGGTGTTGAACCAAGCTATTTGCAACAACCCGTGGAAAATGTTTATACAGGAACTGATTGTTCGACCTCTCTGACAGCTCAGCCGGGTGAAGGAAACAAAAGTGAAGATCATTATGCCAAAAGCTTCGGAACTGATGGTCATCAAGTTGAATGTCAGATAGACTCTGCTGTTAATTACCAACCATCTCAGGAGGAGCTTGCAGGGCCAAGAAATTCAGATCATGTGCAGGCTACTGCTGTTCAAGTATCGGCTACTGACCTCCCGTTTCGCCTGTTGAGCCAAAGCGAAGGCTTACTGGAGAAGCTGAGGTCTCTGAAGAA gTCTCATGGGAACTTTCACAGCAATGAGCAGATATCAAAGTACATACTGGAGCTTGAAGTGAGACATTCTGATGTAAAGGCGCTGTTAAATGATGCCTCGCCTTTACTTTCCTTTTGGCTCCACACTGAGAAAGAACTCAAGCGTCTGGAAGACGGCGTTAACGATGAGATTTACGAGCTTGCAAAATCTGCAGTAATGGATGGAATTGCAGAAACTAACAATAGCTCTCCCGAAGAAAAGTTGGTGACAGATGATAATACAGCAAGTGAAACTCATGACAGTGGGAGAGAAGGAGAGTTAGCTCAATCCGGAAAAACTCTTCATTCAGATGAATCAGTGGATGGTGATGGATCTCCCACCCGCTCCCAAAGCCATCCAGCTGACAAGTCTGATAATGTTACTCCTTTAGATGAGATTCAGAAGGTAGGCTCCTCAGTTGTGGAAGATGTTGACATGGATGTGGATATGGAGGTTGAAGAATCAGTTTCATTGTCTCCTGCTCAAGTGATAGATGCTTCAGATACATCCAACCTTCACGCAGATGTTCCACCGCCTCCGGGGGAAGAGTGGGTTCCACCACCGCCTTCTGAGGTTGAAGATGTTCCACCACCACCGCCTGATAGTTTTAGTGAACCAGTTCCTCCACCTCCTCTTGAAAACGATCATGCCCTTCCACCCTTGTCCAGTGACTCTGTGGGAGTACCCTACACCGTACCGCAATCTTATATACAGCAATCTGCTGATTATGCTGCACAATACAACTTATCCTATCCAGAGTCCAGTTACCAATATATTACCAATGCTGTTGCTCCTAACACTCAGTTCTATGGCCAAGTCGACGGATCTCAAGTCTCTCTGCCCCAGTCGGCATATTACTACGAAACTGTTCCTGGTACAAGTGAAGTTGCTCCTTTTGAAGCTTATTACAATCTCAATGGCGTAGCTCCGCTCTTTCCAGTCTCTGCGGAGGCATCACTGAATCACGGTGGAGTTGGTTCTGCTAGCTACAACATCCCAAGCGATTCTTCTAAAGCTGTAGAGCCTAGCTCTAAATCCAATGATTCTGCTGAAGCAGCATCTTTGGGCATTGCTACTCAGTCCACAGACGGATCGTCTCAGTTAGCAAAGGGCCAATCTAAAG TGAAAAGGCCTAAAAAGCGGACAGTTTCTGCCACTACATCCACATTGAGGTCAAATAAAAAGGTTTCGAGTTTGGTGGACAAG TGGAAAGCTGCGAAAGAGGAGCTAAATGAtagtgaagaagaggaagaagaagatgattacGGGGTCCTGGATAGAAAACGACGACGAGAAATCGAAGAATGGAAGTCACGACAGATTGCGAGTGGAGAGGCTAAAGACAATGCTAACTTCCAACCCCTCGGTGGTGACTG GCGTGAGAAAGTAAAAAGGAGGAAAGAACGAACGGGACGTGAAGCTGATGAGCCTAAGAAAAAAGACGAGAAGCAACAAAAGCCTGATCTGACAAAACTCTCAGCACATCTTCCCTCTGGATGGCAG GCGTATTGGGACGAGTCTACCAAAAAAACTTACTATGGGAATACAGTTACATCTGAAACCTCTTGGACACGACCCACCACCAACAACTGA
- the LOC106377524 gene encoding uncharacterized protein LOC106377524 isoform X3 — translation MQMVDQQQTGEDPSASYYMAEGGSGYVTASNSTAADGLTKQIDPSVQASATVSLEQYALMDVTSQWKMILHEESNQYYYWNTLTGETSWEIPAVLSQTATAYGTGYHESGPMVTDAYNLSSGVEPSYLQQPVENVYTGTDCSTSLTAQPGEGNKSEDHYAKSFGTDGHQVECQIDSAVNYQPSQEELAGPRNSDHVQATAVQVSATDLPFRLLSQSEGLLEKLRSLKKSHGNFHSNEQISKYILELEVRHSDVKALLNDASPLLSFWLHTEKELKRLEDGVNDEIYELAKSAVMDGIAETNNSSPEEKLVTDDNTASETHDSGREGELAQSGKTLHSDESVDGDGSPTRSQSHPADKSDNVTPLDEIQKVGSSVVEDVDMDVDMEVEESVSLSPAQVIDASDTSNLHADVPPPPGEEWVPPPPSEVEDVPPPPPDSFSEPVPPPPLENDHALPPLSSDSVGVPYTVPQSYIQQSADYAAQYNLSYPESSYQYITNAVAPNTQFYGQVDGSQVSLPQSAYYYETVPGTSEVAPFEAYYNLNGVAPLFPVSAEASLNHGGVGSASYNIPSDSSKAVEPSSKSNDSAEAASLGIATQSTDGSSQLAKGQSKVKRPKKRTVSATTSTLRSNKKVSSLVDKWKAAKEELNDSEEEEEEDDYGVLDRKRRREIEEWKSRQIASGEAKDNANFQPLGGDWREKVKRRKERTGREADEPKKKDEKQQKPDLTKLSAHLPSGWQAYWDESTKKTYYGNTVTSETSWTRPTTNN, via the exons ATGCAGATGGTTGACCAACAACAAACAGGGGAGGATCCTTCTGCTTCTTATTATATGGCGGAAGGGGGAAGTGGTTATGTCACAGCAAGTAACTCAACTGCCGCGGATGGACTAACCAAGCAGATAGATCCCTCAGTGCAAGCATCTGCCACCGTGTCTTTGGAGCAGTATGCTCTCATGGATGTTACTTCGCAGTGGAAGATGATTTTGCATGAGGAGAGCAATCAGTATTACTACTGGAACACACTAACTGGGGAAACTTCGTGGGAAATTCCTGCGGTTTTGAGTCAAACTGCTACGGCATATGGGACTGGATATCATGAGTCTGGGCCTATGGTTACAGACGCGTACAACTTGAGTTCTGGTGTTGAACCAAGCTATTTGCAACAACCCGTGGAAAATGTTTATACAGGAACTGATTGTTCGACCTCTCTGACAGCTCAGCCGGGTGAAGGAAACAAAAGTGAAGATCATTATGCCAAAAGCTTCGGAACTGATGGTCATCAAGTTGAATGTCAGATAGACTCTGCTGTTAATTACCAACCATCTCAGGAGGAGCTTGCAGGGCCAAGAAATTCAGATCATGTGCAGGCTACTGCTGTTCAAGTATCGGCTACTGACCTCCCGTTTCGCCTGTTGAGCCAAAGCGAAGGCTTACTGGAGAAGCTGAGGTCTCTGAAGAA gTCTCATGGGAACTTTCACAGCAATGAGCAGATATCAAAGTACATACTGGAGCTTGAAGTGAGACATTCTGATGTAAAGGCGCTGTTAAATGATGCCTCGCCTTTACTTTCCTTTTGGCTCCACACTGAGAAAGAACTCAAGCGTCTGGAAGACGGCGTTAACGATGAGATTTACGAGCTTGCAAAATCTGCAGTAATGGATGGAATTGCAGAAACTAACAATAGCTCTCCCGAAGAAAAGTTGGTGACAGATGATAATACAGCAAGTGAAACTCATGACAGTGGGAGAGAAGGAGAGTTAGCTCAATCCGGAAAAACTCTTCATTCAGATGAATCAGTGGATGGTGATGGATCTCCCACCCGCTCCCAAAGCCATCCAGCTGACAAGTCTGATAATGTTACTCCTTTAGATGAGATTCAGAAGGTAGGCTCCTCAGTTGTGGAAGATGTTGACATGGATGTGGATATGGAGGTTGAAGAATCAGTTTCATTGTCTCCTGCTCAAGTGATAGATGCTTCAGATACATCCAACCTTCACGCAGATGTTCCACCGCCTCCGGGGGAAGAGTGGGTTCCACCACCGCCTTCTGAGGTTGAAGATGTTCCACCACCACCGCCTGATAGTTTTAGTGAACCAGTTCCTCCACCTCCTCTTGAAAACGATCATGCCCTTCCACCCTTGTCCAGTGACTCTGTGGGAGTACCCTACACCGTACCGCAATCTTATATACAGCAATCTGCTGATTATGCTGCACAATACAACTTATCCTATCCAGAGTCCAGTTACCAATATATTACCAATGCTGTTGCTCCTAACACTCAGTTCTATGGCCAAGTCGACGGATCTCAAGTCTCTCTGCCCCAGTCGGCATATTACTACGAAACTGTTCCTGGTACAAGTGAAGTTGCTCCTTTTGAAGCTTATTACAATCTCAATGGCGTAGCTCCGCTCTTTCCAGTCTCTGCGGAGGCATCACTGAATCACGGTGGAGTTGGTTCTGCTAGCTACAACATCCCAAGCGATTCTTCTAAAGCTGTAGAGCCTAGCTCTAAATCCAATGATTCTGCTGAAGCAGCATCTTTGGGCATTGCTACTCAGTCCACAGACGGATCGTCTCAGTTAGCAAAGGGCCAATCTAAAG TGAAAAGGCCTAAAAAGCGGACAGTTTCTGCCACTACATCCACATTGAGGTCAAATAAAAAGGTTTCGAGTTTGGTGGACAAG TGGAAAGCTGCGAAAGAGGAGCTAAATGAtagtgaagaagaggaagaagaagatgattacGGGGTCCTGGATAGAAAACGACGACGAGAAATCGAAGAATGGAAGTCACGACAGATTGCGAGTGGAGAGGCTAAAGACAATGCTAACTTCCAACCCCTCGGTGGTGACTG GCGTGAGAAAGTAAAAAGGAGGAAAGAACGAACGGGACGTGAAGCTGATGAGCCTAAGAAAAAAGACGAGAAGCAACAAAAGCCTGATCTGACAAAACTCTCAGCACATCTTCCCTCTGGATGGCAG GCGTATTGGGACGAGTCTACCAAAAAAACTTACTATGGGAATACAGTTACATCTGAAACCTCTTGGACACGACCCACCACCAACAACTGA